In Paenibacillus sp. FSL R7-0345, a single window of DNA contains:
- a CDS encoding serpin family protein yields the protein MSKSCSAAGDTECFNERAEVAAKLDARLARQSNELGLRLLGKLREQGRAEGNLTISPYSISAALALAYNGSSGETAAELGGLLGYAPGELEQLNAGNKALLPLLNDAGPGIRLELANSVWVENGIKLRKNYLKAAETSYEAQVRTTDLSAEKTVAKVNQWVAEHTAGKIDRMLEQPPGGNTVALLVNALYFKGAWQEKFPIERSEPAAFYTGNDTTAEVMMMKQTGNFSYAETEYWQGVRLPYGEGQMDMLVILPSEQSSVDQVLQDGLPAADPFSERFGTVGLPRFTAEYGADVKEAVQALGVKIPFDPAQADFSALADTDMPIFIGSIIHKTYIEVNETGTEAAASTLVAMDAGAAPAADLPFELTADRPFIFIIEDRQTGVWLFLGTISNPLPGI from the coding sequence ATATCCAAGTCATGTTCTGCTGCCGGTGATACCGAATGCTTCAATGAACGGGCAGAGGTAGCCGCTAAGCTGGATGCCCGGCTTGCCAGGCAGAGCAATGAGCTTGGCCTACGGCTGCTTGGCAAGCTGAGGGAGCAGGGCAGGGCTGAAGGAAATCTGACAATTTCGCCCTACAGTATTTCAGCTGCGCTGGCGCTTGCTTACAATGGCAGCAGCGGTGAGACGGCAGCGGAGCTTGGCGGGCTGCTGGGCTATGCTCCTGGAGAGCTGGAGCAGCTGAATGCCGGAAACAAGGCATTGCTGCCGCTGCTGAATGATGCCGGACCCGGCATCCGGCTAGAGCTGGCCAATTCGGTGTGGGTAGAGAACGGCATAAAGCTGCGCAAGAATTATCTGAAAGCAGCCGAAACCAGCTATGAGGCGCAGGTTCGCACAACAGACCTGTCTGCGGAGAAGACCGTAGCCAAGGTGAACCAGTGGGTTGCAGAGCATACGGCTGGCAAAATAGACAGGATGCTTGAACAGCCGCCCGGAGGTAATACGGTGGCGCTGCTGGTCAACGCCTTGTATTTTAAAGGAGCATGGCAAGAGAAGTTTCCTATAGAGCGCTCTGAGCCTGCAGCATTTTACACGGGTAATGATACCACTGCAGAAGTGATGATGATGAAGCAAACCGGCAACTTTTCTTATGCAGAGACTGAGTACTGGCAGGGTGTACGTCTGCCTTACGGGGAAGGCCAGATGGATATGCTGGTCATTCTGCCGTCTGAACAGTCGTCTGTGGATCAGGTGCTTCAGGACGGGTTGCCTGCGGCAGATCCGTTTTCCGAGAGGTTCGGAACCGTCGGTCTTCCGCGGTTCACTGCCGAATATGGCGCTGATGTGAAGGAGGCTGTACAGGCACTGGGTGTTAAGATTCCTTTTGACCCTGCCCAGGCCGATTTCTCGGCGCTTGCAGATACTGATATGCCCATTTTCATCGGCTCGATTATTCATAAGACGTATATCGAGGTAAATGAAACCGGAACGGAAGCTGCTGCCTCAACGCTCGTTGCAATGGATGCCGGAGCGGCTCCCGCTGCGGACTTACCCTTTGAACTGACTGCCGACCGGCCGTTTATCTTCATTATTGAGGACAGGCAGACGGGGGTATGGCTGTTCCTCGGGACAATCAGCAATCCGCTGCCGGGAATCTAA
- a CDS encoding CocE/NonD family hydrolase, with the protein MTTYLHTTDFHFYCSGIYSGKIHFTEKAIMHAKVDVRRRTQMQDNVLDPNAKYVLPFAKIARQLASYEAADWTGDKVVLDTGEVYHKHIQYEAEIGGRLQASQVWALRGDTALDVVTLDGKVIAFLTPNRYGIELIVKAGYEKLTPLTVYDEPLLSKPEYGVNDLGTFLIPMRDGIKLATDVFLPEGIQPGTKLPAILVRTCYDRNGKKEIFMRWANKGYAVVSQDVRGRADSEGELIPFYNERDDGYDTIDWIIAQDWSDGKVGMWGASYLGYVVVAAATSGHPNLKAVVDEVNVGSPFIDTARKGGTLCSWPLLSWTLAQSVGTRTDFDIFGGITVSPEAAVDARPVRDIPQQMIGKTSGPWELWSQHPEYDDFWRNCTFTELGHQVKVPMYVISGWYDGDSPGVSETWRMLTEHDVPNRKIRLGAWEHGPNRARDLQGAAFGEDAVVYDYDVSVLRWFDRFLKEIPNGIDEEPRASYYVVGENRWRTSEDWTPAEAVVTPFYLAGEGRANSSLGDGRLVSAPQADSAPDTFIYNPADPVADSGEREPENMRKHELRSDIVAYTSEPLAENLTVAGELSCVLYAASTGLDTDWVVTLSDVHENGDSIRLSNYIVRAKYRHGLDNPQLLVPGQVEKYDIFLQNIAHTFAAGHRIRFTVTSSSKFVAFPNTNTGSDPYEDTEAVIVKQTICHDTEYPSHVLLPVIPNASMNGQR; encoded by the coding sequence ATGACTACTTATTTACATACAACAGACTTTCATTTCTACTGCTCCGGGATTTATAGCGGCAAGATTCATTTTACGGAAAAAGCAATCATGCACGCCAAGGTGGACGTCCGCCGCCGCACTCAAATGCAGGATAATGTGCTCGATCCGAACGCGAAATATGTGCTTCCTTTTGCCAAAATCGCCCGCCAGCTCGCTTCCTACGAAGCCGCAGACTGGACAGGAGACAAGGTTGTACTGGACACTGGCGAGGTATACCACAAGCATATTCAATATGAGGCGGAAATCGGCGGAAGGCTGCAGGCTTCTCAGGTCTGGGCCCTGCGGGGCGATACGGCGCTGGATGTGGTGACGCTGGACGGGAAGGTCATTGCTTTTCTAACCCCTAACCGCTACGGGATTGAGCTGATCGTCAAGGCAGGCTATGAAAAACTGACTCCGCTGACGGTCTATGATGAGCCGCTTTTATCCAAGCCGGAGTATGGCGTTAATGACCTCGGAACGTTCCTGATTCCTATGCGTGACGGCATCAAGCTGGCAACCGATGTGTTTCTGCCGGAGGGCATTCAGCCGGGGACGAAGCTGCCGGCGATTCTTGTGCGCACCTGTTATGACCGCAACGGGAAAAAAGAGATTTTTATGCGCTGGGCGAACAAAGGCTACGCCGTAGTCTCCCAGGATGTGCGGGGCCGGGCGGATTCGGAGGGTGAGCTGATTCCCTTTTATAATGAACGGGATGACGGCTATGATACGATTGACTGGATTATTGCCCAGGACTGGTCGGACGGCAAAGTCGGCATGTGGGGCGCCTCCTATCTCGGTTATGTCGTTGTGGCAGCGGCAACCAGCGGGCATCCGAACCTCAAGGCGGTTGTGGATGAAGTGAATGTCGGCTCACCGTTTATCGATACCGCACGCAAAGGCGGGACGCTGTGCTCCTGGCCGCTGCTGTCGTGGACTTTGGCGCAGTCGGTGGGGACGCGGACGGATTTTGATATTTTTGGCGGGATCACGGTAAGTCCGGAAGCGGCGGTGGATGCAAGGCCGGTCCGGGACATTCCGCAGCAGATGATCGGGAAGACCTCAGGACCGTGGGAGCTGTGGAGCCAGCATCCGGAATACGATGACTTCTGGCGTAACTGCACCTTCACCGAGCTGGGCCATCAGGTCAAGGTTCCGATGTATGTGATTTCCGGCTGGTATGACGGCGACAGTCCCGGTGTATCAGAGACCTGGCGGATGCTGACTGAGCATGATGTGCCGAACCGCAAAATCCGCTTGGGCGCCTGGGAGCACGGGCCGAACCGGGCCAGGGACCTGCAGGGGGCTGCTTTTGGCGAGGATGCGGTTGTCTACGATTATGATGTCTCGGTGCTGCGCTGGTTCGACCGTTTCCTGAAGGAGATTCCAAACGGCATCGATGAGGAGCCGCGGGCTTCCTATTATGTAGTCGGTGAAAACCGCTGGAGAACCTCTGAAGACTGGACGCCTGCCGAAGCGGTGGTTACGCCGTTCTACCTCGCCGGGGAGGGCCGGGCGAATTCATCGCTGGGCGACGGCAGGCTGGTGTCTGCACCGCAAGCGGACTCCGCCCCGGATACGTTTATCTATAATCCGGCAGATCCTGTCGCGGACAGCGGGGAACGGGAGCCGGAAAATATGCGCAAGCATGAGCTTCGCAGCGACATTGTGGCATACACCAGCGAACCCCTGGCGGAGAACCTGACGGTTGCCGGGGAGCTGTCCTGCGTCCTGTATGCGGCGAGCACGGGCCTTGATACCGACTGGGTTGTGACGCTCAGCGATGTGCATGAGAACGGCGATTCGATCCGGCTGTCCAACTATATTGTGCGGGCCAAGTACCGTCACGGGCTGGATAACCCGCAGCTGCTGGTGCCGGGCCAGGTGGAGAAGTATGATATTTTCCTGCAAAATATCGCCCATACCTTCGCTGCCGGACACCGCATCCGGTTCACGGTTACCTCGTCCAGCAAATTCGTCGCGTTTCCGAATACGAATACCGGCAGTGATCCGTATGAGGATACTGAGGCGGTAATTGTTAAGCAGACGATTTGCCATGATACGGAATATCCAAGTCATGTTCTGCTGCCGGTGATACCGAATGCTTCAATGAACGGGCAGAGGTAG
- a CDS encoding membrane dipeptidase — protein sequence MSLQAGLYDFKLTEEQELRAQRLHEQNINIDLLFQGPLSPSAIPAAVSERIRELSEPYMEEPMLYSSMPAKWVTKLAAGGDIPQYKEEWFQSGITAGNRELHLNDMESLITSMGEVQLQFDANAWLTKALTAGDIRSAKQSGKVAGIVTAQETDALGTNLELLEVLHQFGLRILQLTYNKQNLIGSGCAEQGGGGLSNFGVRFVQRMNELGIIVDTGHCGKQTTLDACKFSSTPVIASHTGVEAIYPHMRCKSDEEILAIAGTGGVIGIFAMPWFVHEDPDHTTIDHVLDHMEYVIRLVGVDHVGIGTDWPMSDLDWSLVYFKENIAPKLGFAPGDGPSTETVAGLEKYSYFINFTRGLVARGYTDEDIAKIMGGNWLRVFEQICG from the coding sequence ATGAGCTTACAGGCAGGATTGTATGATTTTAAATTAACGGAGGAGCAGGAGCTCCGCGCACAGCGGCTGCATGAGCAGAATATCAATATTGATCTGCTGTTCCAGGGGCCGTTGTCACCAAGCGCTATCCCTGCTGCTGTATCGGAGAGAATCAGAGAGCTCAGCGAGCCGTACATGGAGGAGCCGATGCTCTACAGCTCTATGCCGGCCAAATGGGTAACCAAGCTGGCTGCCGGCGGTGACATTCCCCAGTATAAAGAGGAATGGTTCCAGTCCGGCATTACGGCCGGTAACCGGGAGCTGCATCTGAACGATATGGAAAGCCTGATCACAAGCATGGGCGAGGTGCAGCTGCAGTTTGATGCCAATGCCTGGCTGACCAAGGCGCTGACCGCCGGCGATATCCGCAGCGCGAAGCAGTCGGGCAAGGTGGCTGGCATTGTGACAGCGCAGGAGACGGATGCTCTCGGTACGAATCTGGAGCTGCTGGAGGTGCTGCATCAATTCGGTCTGCGTATTCTGCAGCTGACCTACAACAAGCAGAATCTGATCGGCTCCGGCTGTGCAGAGCAGGGGGGCGGCGGGCTGTCGAATTTCGGGGTCCGGTTCGTGCAGCGGATGAACGAGCTTGGCATCATTGTCGATACCGGACACTGCGGCAAACAAACGACCTTGGATGCCTGCAAGTTCTCAAGCACACCGGTCATCGCCTCACACACCGGAGTAGAAGCGATTTACCCGCATATGCGCTGTAAAAGCGACGAGGAGATTCTCGCCATTGCCGGTACCGGCGGCGTCATCGGGATTTTTGCCATGCCGTGGTTTGTCCATGAAGACCCTGACCACACGACGATCGACCATGTGCTGGATCATATGGAGTACGTAATCCGTCTGGTTGGCGTGGATCATGTGGGCATTGGTACAGACTGGCCGATGAGCGATCTCGACTGGTCGCTGGTTTATTTTAAAGAGAATATTGCTCCCAAACTTGGCTTTGCCCCAGGGGACGGGCCTTCGACCGAAACGGTGGCAGGACTTGAGAAATACAGCTACTTTATCAACTTCACCAGAGGTCTGGTGGCGCGGGGCTATACGGATGAAGACATTGCGAAGATTATGGGCGGCAACTGGCTCCGGGTATTTGAACAAATCTGCGGATAG
- a CDS encoding ornithine cyclodeaminase family protein, translating into MLVINGRETAEILSMKACIGVMQDVLAALSAGDAVQSLRQVMPLADGNLFGLMPAYLRQEASAGAKLISVFPHNHDRGLPSHQGAVALFDAETGRLNAIVDGRQITAIRTAAVSAVATRLLAREDAGVLAILGTGEQAASHLEAMLLVRSIREVRVWGRTPDKAQRFAETMAVRYGIGITAAATVHEAVQDADIICTVTASGVPVLNGEWVPEGAHINAVGACRPHERELDSALVAASRLYVDRLESAVHEAGDYLIPLAEGVIAEGHIAGELGGLLLQQMEGRTSPKEITLFKGLGLAIEDLAAAHYIYNQAVLLHKGVEVEM; encoded by the coding sequence ATGCTGGTGATTAACGGAAGAGAAACAGCGGAGATTCTATCGATGAAGGCCTGCATCGGTGTCATGCAGGATGTGCTGGCAGCACTGTCGGCGGGGGATGCGGTCCAGAGCCTGCGGCAGGTGATGCCGCTCGCGGACGGGAATCTGTTCGGGCTGATGCCGGCTTATCTTCGGCAGGAAGCGTCGGCGGGAGCCAAGCTCATCAGCGTGTTTCCGCATAACCATGATAGAGGATTACCTTCCCATCAGGGGGCAGTTGCCCTGTTCGATGCAGAGACCGGCCGGCTGAACGCCATCGTGGACGGCCGGCAGATCACGGCCATCCGCACAGCGGCGGTCAGTGCGGTGGCAACCAGGCTGCTGGCCCGGGAAGATGCTGGCGTGCTGGCGATCCTCGGCACCGGCGAGCAGGCGGCCAGCCATCTGGAGGCGATGCTGCTGGTACGCAGCATCCGTGAAGTCCGCGTCTGGGGGAGAACGCCGGACAAGGCGCAGCGTTTTGCCGAGACGATGGCCGTCAGATACGGCATAGGAATTACGGCAGCGGCTACCGTGCACGAGGCGGTTCAGGATGCCGACATTATCTGTACCGTGACGGCCTCTGGCGTGCCGGTACTGAATGGCGAATGGGTCCCGGAGGGAGCCCATATCAATGCCGTCGGCGCCTGCCGGCCGCATGAGCGGGAGCTGGACTCAGCGCTGGTGGCAGCGTCCAGGCTCTATGTGGACCGGCTGGAATCCGCAGTCCACGAGGCAGGGGACTACCTCATTCCGCTGGCTGAGGGCGTCATAGCCGAAGGCCATATCGCCGGGGAGCTCGGCGGGCTGCTTTTACAGCAAATGGAAGGCAGGACAAGCCCTAAGGAAATCACTTTGTTCAAGGGCCTGGGCCTGGCGATTGAGGATTTGGCAGCGGCGCACTATATTTACAATCAGGCCGTGCTTTTGCATAAGGGTGTTGAGGTTGAGATGTAA
- the fabV gene encoding enoyl-ACP reductase FabV produces the protein MIIQPKTRGFICTTAHPEGCARQVQQQIDYVKAHKKLSGPVNVLVVGASTGYGLASRITAAFGAGANTIGVFFDKPAEGARTASAGWYNSAALEKAAAEQGLKSFSIVGDAFSDSIKTKTIDLIKAEFGTVDLVVYSVASPRRTHPVTGEVFSSVIKPVGNAYTNKTMNFHSGEVTNVTIEPATDDEVRQTIAVMGGEDWGMWIDQLQAAGALADGATTVAYSYIGPEVTHPIYKDGTIGQAKNDLEKTAIALNEKLSASNGRAFVSVNKALVTQSSSAIPVVPLYISALYRVMKDKELHENCIQQMYRLFAEHLYNSEAGNSHLIRIDDWEMREDVQAEVMKRWSEIETANVPDLADLPGYQDDFFNLFGFRTAGVDYETDTDPAVDIPNLV, from the coding sequence ATGATCATCCAGCCTAAAACACGCGGCTTCATCTGCACCACGGCACATCCCGAAGGCTGTGCCCGGCAGGTACAGCAGCAGATCGACTATGTAAAAGCACACAAAAAACTGAGCGGCCCCGTTAATGTTCTCGTTGTCGGAGCCTCCACCGGATATGGACTGGCTTCGCGCATTACCGCTGCCTTTGGTGCCGGAGCGAATACGATCGGCGTCTTCTTCGACAAGCCCGCTGAAGGTGCACGGACTGCTTCCGCAGGCTGGTATAACTCCGCTGCGCTGGAGAAGGCTGCTGCCGAGCAGGGCCTGAAGTCATTCAGCATCGTCGGCGACGCTTTCTCTGACAGCATCAAGACCAAGACCATTGACCTGATCAAAGCCGAATTCGGCACCGTTGATCTGGTTGTCTACAGCGTGGCCTCCCCGCGCCGCACACATCCGGTTACCGGCGAGGTTTTCTCTTCCGTTATCAAGCCGGTCGGCAACGCTTATACCAACAAAACAATGAACTTCCATTCCGGCGAAGTAACGAACGTAACCATCGAGCCTGCAACGGACGATGAAGTGCGTCAGACGATTGCCGTTATGGGCGGCGAGGACTGGGGCATGTGGATCGACCAGCTTCAGGCAGCAGGCGCGCTTGCTGACGGGGCAACAACGGTAGCCTACTCCTACATCGGACCTGAGGTTACTCACCCGATTTATAAGGACGGAACAATCGGCCAGGCTAAAAATGACCTGGAGAAAACAGCAATCGCACTGAACGAGAAGCTGAGCGCTTCGAACGGACGGGCTTTTGTCTCGGTTAACAAGGCGCTTGTAACCCAATCCAGCTCGGCTATTCCGGTTGTGCCGCTGTACATTTCTGCCCTATACAGAGTCATGAAAGACAAAGAGCTGCATGAAAACTGCATCCAGCAAATGTACCGCCTATTCGCCGAGCATCTGTATAACAGCGAAGCCGGCAACAGCCACCTGATCCGCATAGACGACTGGGAAATGCGTGAGGACGTTCAGGCTGAGGTCATGAAGCGCTGGAGCGAAATTGAGACAGCCAATGTACCTGATCTGGCGGATCTTCCAGGCTACCAGGATGATTTCTTCAACCTGTTCGGCTTCCGCACAGCAGGTGTGGATTATGAAACCGACACCGATCCGGCGGTAGACATCCCGAACCTGGTGTAA
- a CDS encoding ABC transporter permease — translation MTFRQFAFRNVTRNKRLYTAYFLSSMFMVMVFFTFSIFASHPQLSADRLNSSTVVALTVSKWIIYVFSFFFVLYSMSAFLQSRKKEFGLMILQGMTTGQLRKMIFMENMLIGFSATAFGLGLGLVFAKGILLAGENVIALNERLDFYFPLQAIVLTLVSFLLLFMLISLFISAVLRSGELITLIKSDRQPKKEPKASLLLSLLVVALIGISYFLSLRAEGLEAVFLLLPVVIMITVATYLLFTQLSVYIIRRLKSRERFFWFRTNMLLFSDLSYRMKDNARTFFLVAIISTVSFCAIGALYGFQSMLYGGIPKHNPYLFTYVAKEGDSKEQAHLQLINQQLSESGLRTEPAELTLSYYPLAAGDETLLLVKQSQYNHIAELMELETIELKEGQAVAVDFGLSRNGEGMLNQAMQLQTGTVVEADRAILSPVISVVSHYLIVPDGLIASLGNPSSVEHCHTWHGRAGQKGAEAAGGQLLNKLPYAEAYQFEALDYQMNLTVKNFGPMMFVGFFVGIVFFVSAGSFLYFRLYSDLDEDKHKFKAISKLGLSEKELGRILNRQISLLFFAPIIVALVHGAVALTTLSHMFQYSLLKESAVVLSLFFIIQLVYFLIVRLFYTRQVRLALSQ, via the coding sequence ATGACATTCCGTCAATTCGCATTCCGTAATGTCACCCGTAACAAAAGGCTGTACACCGCTTATTTTCTCAGCAGCATGTTTATGGTTATGGTGTTCTTTACGTTCTCGATTTTTGCCTCACATCCGCAGCTCAGTGCCGACAGGCTGAACTCAAGCACCGTAGTTGCGCTGACGGTCTCGAAATGGATCATCTACGTATTCTCCTTTTTCTTTGTGCTGTATTCAATGAGCGCCTTCCTGCAGTCACGCAAAAAGGAATTCGGCCTCATGATTCTGCAGGGCATGACGACCGGTCAGCTGCGTAAGATGATTTTTATGGAAAATATGCTGATCGGCTTCAGCGCCACCGCCTTTGGTCTCGGCCTCGGACTGGTGTTCGCGAAGGGGATTTTGCTGGCAGGGGAAAATGTGATTGCGCTCAACGAGCGGCTGGATTTTTATTTTCCGCTGCAGGCGATTGTGCTTACCCTGGTCTCCTTTCTGCTGCTGTTCATGCTGATCTCCCTGTTTATTTCGGCGGTGCTGCGCAGCGGCGAGCTGATTACTCTGATTAAATCTGACCGTCAGCCGAAAAAAGAGCCGAAGGCCTCGCTGCTGCTGTCCCTGCTTGTCGTAGCCCTAATCGGGATCAGCTACTTCCTGTCGCTGCGGGCGGAAGGGCTGGAAGCCGTATTCCTGCTCCTGCCTGTGGTGATTATGATTACTGTAGCAACCTATCTGCTGTTCACCCAGCTCAGCGTTTATATCATCCGGAGGCTGAAGAGCCGGGAACGTTTCTTCTGGTTTAGAACGAATATGCTGCTGTTCTCCGACCTGTCTTACCGGATGAAGGATAATGCGCGCACTTTTTTTCTGGTGGCGATTATTTCGACCGTCTCCTTCTGCGCCATTGGTGCCCTGTACGGCTTCCAGTCGATGCTGTACGGCGGGATCCCCAAGCATAATCCTTATTTGTTCACTTATGTGGCCAAGGAAGGCGACAGTAAGGAGCAGGCACATCTGCAGCTGATCAATCAGCAGCTCAGTGAATCGGGGCTCAGGACTGAGCCGGCTGAGCTAACGCTTAGTTACTACCCGCTTGCCGCAGGGGACGAAACGCTGCTGCTGGTGAAGCAAAGTCAATATAACCATATTGCGGAGCTGATGGAGCTTGAAACAATAGAACTGAAGGAAGGGCAGGCGGTGGCTGTTGATTTCGGGCTGTCCCGCAACGGAGAAGGCATGCTGAATCAGGCTATGCAGCTGCAGACTGGAACCGTTGTAGAAGCGGACCGGGCCATTCTTTCTCCGGTAATCAGTGTGGTCAGCCATTATTTGATTGTCCCGGACGGGCTGATAGCAAGCCTCGGCAATCCGTCCAGCGTGGAACACTGCCACACCTGGCACGGACGGGCTGGTCAAAAGGGAGCAGAGGCTGCCGGGGGACAACTGCTGAACAAGCTGCCTTATGCTGAAGCTTATCAGTTCGAAGCCTTAGATTATCAGATGAACTTGACGGTTAAAAACTTCGGTCCAATGATGTTCGTCGGTTTCTTTGTCGGCATTGTGTTCTTTGTATCGGCGGGCAGCTTTCTGTATTTCCGGCTGTACAGCGATCTGGATGAGGATAAGCACAAATTCAAAGCGATATCCAAGCTGGGCCTCAGCGAAAAGGAGCTGGGCCGGATCTTGAACCGCCAGATCAGCCTGTTGTTTTTTGCACCTATTATTGTTGCGCTGGTGCATGGGGCTGTGGCGCTTACGACCCTGTCGCACATGTTCCAGTATTCATTGCTTAAAGAATCCGCGGTTGTGCTGAGCCTGTTCTTTATCATTCAGCTGGTTTATTTCTTGATAGTGAGACTGTTTTATACAAGACAGGTAAGACTGGCATTGAGTCAGTAG
- a CDS encoding ABC transporter ATP-binding protein translates to MLQVKQVNKIYEGNIAYRALTDIDLTVEEGEFIGIMGPSGSGKTTLLNLIATVDSPTTGEILIDGRSIGTMGKNELAVFRRRQLGFVFQDFNLLNTLTVEENMVLPLTLDGAPVREMKEKAQRIADKLGIASILKKRTYEISGGQSQRTAIARAMIHSPKLLLADEPTGNLDSKAAKDVMDMLVTINQEHKTTMLLVTHDAVAASYCHRVVFIKDGRFYTEIHRGDNRQSFFQKIIDTLSLLGGYGNDIPSIRIP, encoded by the coding sequence ATGCTGCAGGTAAAACAGGTCAATAAAATATATGAAGGGAACATCGCTTACCGGGCGCTGACAGACATTGATCTGACAGTGGAAGAGGGAGAATTCATCGGGATCATGGGGCCGTCGGGAAGCGGAAAAACGACACTCCTGAACCTGATCGCCACCGTCGACAGCCCGACTACAGGAGAGATTCTGATCGACGGCAGGAGCATAGGCACTATGGGCAAAAATGAGCTGGCCGTCTTCCGCCGCCGTCAGCTAGGCTTCGTCTTCCAGGATTTCAATCTGCTGAACACGCTGACTGTGGAGGAGAACATGGTGCTGCCGCTGACGCTGGACGGAGCCCCGGTCCGTGAAATGAAGGAGAAGGCGCAGCGGATCGCGGACAAGCTGGGCATAGCCTCTATTCTAAAAAAGCGGACTTATGAAATCTCGGGAGGCCAGTCCCAGCGGACAGCCATTGCCAGAGCGATGATTCATTCGCCCAAGCTGCTGCTGGCAGATGAGCCTACCGGCAATCTGGATTCCAAAGCGGCCAAGGATGTTATGGATATGCTGGTGACGATCAACCAGGAGCACAAAACGACGATGCTGCTCGTTACCCATGACGCTGTGGCCGCCAGCTACTGCCATCGCGTGGTGTTTATCAAGGACGGCCGGTTCTATACCGAAATTCACCGCGGCGACAACCGCCAGAGCTTTTTCCAGAAAATCATCGATACACTTTCGCTGCTGGGGGGATACGGCAATGACATTCCGTCAATTCGCATTCCGTAA
- a CDS encoding sensor histidine kinase yields MKLFLREHLLLIAVQLIQFGAIVSIYWLDGYRQLPVALYAVFIGLFFLSCYLVHHYMTRRRFYLRLSRPLDSLDEAFQKIEEAPVSKALEELLHSHYRHTMQQLTTMKKQQEQHLSFIDQWVHQMKTPLSVIELTVQNMDEPEFASIREELERMRSGLHTVLYMARLRAFEKDFNIRQVVLPQLIHEVLHEHKRQFIRNRIYPAVEAADPGISVQTDEKWLFFMLSQIINNAIKYTAVKASGEKKIMVSCYLRNSEAVIEVRDEGIGIQASDLKRVFDPFFTGENGRGLRESTGVGLYVTKESADRLGHGIELESEAGAGTVVRLIFAVQAYIN; encoded by the coding sequence ATGAAGCTGTTTCTGCGTGAGCACCTGCTGCTGATTGCCGTGCAGCTAATCCAGTTCGGGGCGATTGTCTCCATCTACTGGCTGGACGGATACCGTCAGCTGCCGGTAGCCTTGTATGCTGTTTTTATAGGATTGTTCTTCCTCTCCTGTTATCTGGTTCACCACTACATGACCCGCCGCCGCTTTTATCTCCGGCTCAGCCGGCCGCTTGATTCACTGGATGAAGCCTTTCAAAAAATAGAGGAAGCCCCCGTATCCAAAGCCCTGGAAGAGCTGCTGCATTCCCACTACCGCCATACCATGCAGCAGCTTACCACAATGAAAAAACAGCAGGAGCAGCATCTGAGCTTCATCGACCAGTGGGTGCACCAGATGAAGACCCCGCTTTCGGTTATCGAGCTTACGGTCCAGAATATGGACGAGCCTGAGTTTGCCAGCATCCGGGAGGAGCTGGAGCGGATGCGCAGCGGTCTGCATACGGTGCTGTACATGGCCAGGCTGCGGGCGTTCGAGAAGGATTTTAATATCAGACAGGTGGTTCTGCCGCAGCTGATCCATGAGGTTCTGCATGAGCATAAACGCCAGTTTATCCGCAACCGGATCTATCCGGCGGTGGAAGCCGCTGATCCGGGCATTTCCGTCCAGACGGACGAGAAATGGCTGTTTTTCATGCTGTCCCAGATTATTAACAATGCGATCAAATACACTGCGGTTAAAGCTTCCGGCGAGAAAAAAATCATGGTTTCCTGTTATTTGCGGAACAGTGAGGCTGTTATAGAGGTCAGGGATGAGGGGATCGGCATTCAGGCGTCCGACCTTAAGCGGGTGTTTGATCCCTTTTTCACCGGTGAGAACGGACGCGGGCTGCGTGAATCCACAGGGGTGGGGTTGTATGTGACCAAAGAATCTGCCGACCGGCTCGGGCATGGGATTGAACTGGAGTCAGAGGCTGGAGCGGGGACAGTGGTCCGGCTTATCTTCGCTGTCCAGGCTTATATAAATTGA